The DNA segment tgggtgacctctgacctccctccctcaggtgtGTCAGGATGAGCGCGGACATGGTGGAGTGTGACAAGGAGGTCCTGAGGGCTTGTGTGGAGAGTGACCTCCAACTCAGCCAGCTGGGCCTACAGAGGGAAGTCACCTTGTGGATCGACCCTCTGGAGGTGAGCGCAAGGTGAGTCACACATGACAATGGGTGGACACGGCCATGATGGGGTGACAGACCTCAGACAGCGAGAGAGCCTCGGGGGAAAACGACACCGCTGTTTTTCAGCCAGGCCATGTAAAAGTGTTGCCATTCCCGTTCGCATGACTAACGAGTGTAGGAGGGAAACCCAAGGTGTAACTCTAGTTGAAAAACCTATAATCCATTGGTGACTGTGTGGTTTGACAGGAACTGACATAGTCCTTTCCTGTGTCCACAGGTCAGGAGACAACAGCAGGTACTTCACCGTCGCTCGTTTcaacgagggggaggaggatcaaGTGGAGGATGTGAAGACAGAGCGGAGTGAGGACTCCGCAACATCGGACTCTGGGAATCTGGACACGTCCGACTACCACTCTGCCACCTCGTCTGACTGCGGCTCCTCCATGTCCAGCGACACAGAGGAGGACGGGAAGGACGGAGAGACCGAGGCAAGACCAGACAAGAAAGACAAGACAAAGGACAAGACGGAGAAGGCGGAAGGCACGCTTGGTACGATAACCATGGTACCTAGACCACGGGGCCGCTTGCGGAATCAACATAAGTTCTCCCCAAAAATGGTAAATGACTTTTACTACTGTGGTGTGAGTCTAATTCTTATCCCAAAAGAAAGAGGTTCCAAAGATTGTGTGAAATTATTTTAACCTCTATCAAACTAAATATATCCGAGCTATCAAAacgaaatacatttacatgttaCATAGATTCATTAAAGCTCAAGTATCTATAACCGTGTCCTTGTTTATCACTTAAACCCCCATCTTCTCTTCTCTATCTGTAGGCCCCGACAACTATGCAGTACTTTTATCACCCGGGACCTGTTTGGCCTCAGTACAAGAAGAAGGGCCCTGTCTTCCTCACCACAGTGTgtgcacctccacccccacccccagtatTTGGCTACTATGTTATGCCTCAGCCCTCCCCACAGTTCATTTTGCCCCATGCCACCCTTCAGCCATGGGGTGCTGTTATGGGCTAAACCAAAACGTAAGACGGGGGTGGGAGAAAGGGTTAAAGAACAGCATGTTTGAGACAATCTTGCTTGTAGTTAATAATGATGACCTGGCGGGTTTCTAGTTCAAGTTAGGCACAATGTTTTCTGTAAAGGTCATAAATGACTTACTGGGGTAAATACAATTCAGAAAAGGAAACTAGGCAATAGCTTTTTTACACTCTTGGCAAATAATATCTTATTTTGGATAAAGGGACTACTGATCTTACCTAAAGTATAAAGGGTTTACCCGCTGGTTATGTCTTCAAGGTAACCTCATCTGTTCTGTATACAGTGTATAGATCCTTGTTCTGGTGTGTTCTGTGAATCTTATTTCAgttaaaattattttaaaatcATTTTTGTTGTTTGATCTGCATTACAGACAGCATCTCAGGGAATCAGCAACAGACTGAATCAGCAACAGGCTGAATCAGCAACAAACTGAATCAGCAACAGACTGAATCAGCAACAGGCTGAATCAGCAATCGGCTGAATGCCATCAATGTCTGTAATACATTTGATCCTTGGATGTGATTCTCTTTAATCTTGTACCTCAGCCTCTCAATGCTGAAATTATAAATCCTGTGTATAGACTGTATAGCAATATGTAGTCTTTGACACAAAatccttgtgtgtgtattagattAGTTTTGATATTTCAATCTAGTGTGGATCACTGTTGTCACCTGACTGATAATAACCTATATATTTTTATACTAAATAATGTTTAAGCTACAATGCTGCAGCCTTTTGCAATCAATTGCCACATTCATCTTGCATGTATAGTTCAAGTTTAGTTATTAATTGACTTATTTATTTTTCCATCATTGAATGGCACTCATGTCTATACTGTTAATTCAATTTCATGCACAATCCTTTTGGGTAGGTCTTGCCCTAAATGGTTTTCATGGTAATGTGCTTGCATGGACACATATAGCTTTAAATCGCTTTCTACACTGGAAAGGAGAACCCTGGACTTTAATACTGTTGGTAGTTTTCATACTAGTGATTATGTCCTTGTTGATATGtgcatatttattatttaatttACCTGTTTATTCTCAAACTGTGCTTTTTAAATCACATTTTATACCTCGCACCTCTATTTTCATATAATAGTTGATTAAATCTGTCAAGAACTGACGTAACATTTTgctttgttttttgttcttATACATGTTCCTTAACTACAAATATACTGTACGATTTGaagtgtgagatagagagattACACTAGCTCAGAGCAGGAGCGTTGCTAGACGGGCACATGCCCCTCATTACTCGTATCACCTTTTTTACATTTAGCGACGCTCTTTCAGCACAGACCTAACAGgggtgagaggctgtgtgtgtgtgtgtgtgtgtgtgtgtgtgtgtgtgtgtgtgtgtgtgtgtgtgtgtgtgtgtgtgtgtgtgtgtgtgtgtgtgtgtgtgtgtgtgtgtgtgtgtgtgtgtgtgaggaaatgTTTCATCTTTTACATAGTCCACACTGTCCTGTTGTTGAAATAAAGGCTGAGGTTTGTGGGGAGTGATTATGTTGTAACTGTAATTGGGACGTGTTTGTTTTCCCAAGATTGTGTTGTGTACTTCAAAATACATTTCagtcttttgttttgttcacTAGAAACTTAATTTAGCCACTAGAGGTCTCCCTCTATCCATTTTTATGAGTAGACTCACTTACTGTTAACAGTTTTTATCGATTGCTTtgacacaaaaatgtcaaataacagtcagtgaaacctgacactcaaggagcaaAACAGAAGCCCAGGGGTCTCAgttataaacgttgcgtacgcacaaaacggggctgaaaatgtgcgtacgccacttcccacgcaaaggttgtgatttataaaaaacaaacctgACGGGAGAATGcgcggtcctccacgcaaactctgacccatgcgtaggcctacgcacattttggagacagtgggaCGCATATGACCaaactgtagtcagactgcagaaagtaaatgtgggaagaacgattactcgtaatatttatatattttgttttcctcacaccaTTTCATCATTATCgtgaagattaaatccagcagtgttatttgcgcttgtactgagtgataattgttccataaacacctcgTACAatccagtggcggctgctggtatatacattttcagttcactggctagttcacccctacgacactagcctagcctaatgtatgaatgaatgaacgaacgatctaaccaaaaaacatttaaacccgaaggaactagagagggtacaatttctggggaaattgtagggtgtgcttgcttgcgtcgtttgcacaggggtccgtttttgaatgacatttttttttgctgctcatttacaactgaaaatacgagtgaagtgtagaatgaaatagatgtcttctcatttcccctgcaagaggcagcctcatagctgaatcaaaacgaataaatttggcagagcggtgtaaaaattgacctaatctctatgatttaaacgtccttttaagttttcccttcatgatattttcaggcatttagcctactcattgcattcattcattaataaagaaccccctttgaagattattctacgacgttactggcagtagaagatggaatcgagattcaaacagtaccatctgctaactgaaaatatgcccccaaaaacgtaaataagcttaacatttatttaatggaaaatcgctcattgataaaaagctcactggtagcgatcattgtcagtaacaacgcaaaatgcgatatagccctgtgtggagaagctgccccggtaaattctactacggtacagtactagactactgctgtgttcgtcttggtactgtagcgattgcgttggttgaattggatgtaacgttccgttgtacggtttaggctgaaattaattattttcatgaacagattgacaacgtttaggctgtggcaatgaagttcaggttagtagttagatagacttttgatttaagtaaggggagtgccgaacatgttctgtcgccgtttgacttcctacaacagctgtgtaagttagatgtttttgtcgtgtgtctcgcgtaagctacagcgttgcagtgagctacactggtttgaaaccacaggtaatggtaatttcaccaacaaatcgtttactaatgtcagaataaatcctacaacgaaaatgtatatgtgaggaatgtttattttaacgattgaaaacagataacgctacatcatagaccactgtagtatgtgttgcccgggcaacacaggctaatgtcatgatgctaatacttcagtgaaatagtagactactgtttccgaaagtagatgtacttccttaataatatcagcttatactgtacattacacatcacaattgtgtgtcatatcacaaagtaaaatgagtaaatagttatcaccctggcctctttgcttgtggcgtttctgcagctgccttgcagtaaagctatagttagcctagctatcccccaagttaacagatgcgaaacgaatgttctgccaaaggtagtcacgcgtgttttcgtgacgttagtgacgtagtgacgttagtaacgtcagtgactgtggctagcaaattagccaccgttagcttcacttttcgccacaaaaacttaacttcagcctaaaccatgcaacggaacgtaaattccaatagaagcaactcaatcgctaccaagacgaaacttttgacacctacgttgtctatgtaggccaaatattgactgagttttaggggggcaaaaagaaataaaaataataataataatatatatgtgagagaacaaaggttgtgctctcgccgaaggcttgagcacacccaactagagagggtacaatttctggggaaattgtagggtgtgcttgcttgcttcggttgcacaggggtccgtttttgaatgacatttttacaactgatatatctgtatattttatataaaaatgcatacttattatttataaagattacatagatttaaaagcattttttttgtgctgctcatttacaactgaaaatacgagtgaagtgtagaattaaatatgatgtcttctcatttcccctgcaagaggcagcctcatagctgaatcaaaacgaatacatttggcagaccggtgtaaaaattgacctaatctctatgacttaaacgtccttttaagttttcccttctcgtgatattttcaggcatttagcctactcatattgcattcattcattaataaagaaccccctttgaagattattctacgacgttaccggcagtagaagatggaatcgcgattcaaacagtaccatctgctaactgaaaatatgcccccaaaaacgtaaataagcttgacatttatttagtggaaaatcgctcattcataaaaagctcactggtagcgatcattgtcagtaacaacgcaaaatgcgatatagccctgtgtggagaagctgccccggtaaattgtactactacggtacagtactagactactgctgtgttcgtctctgtagcgattgcgttggttgaattggatttaacgttccgttgtacggtttaggctgaaattaattattttcatgaacagattgacaaagtttaggctgtggcaatgaagttcaggttagtagttagatagacttttgatttaagtaaggggagtgccgaacatgttctgtcgccgtttgacttcctacagctgtgtagatgtttttgtagtgtctcgcgtaggctacagcgttgcagtgatacactggattgaaaccacaggtaatgataatttcactcacaaatcgtttacttgtaatctaatgtcataataaatcctacaacgaaaacgtatatgtgaggaatgtttattttaacgattgaaaacagataacgctacatcatagaccactgtagtatgtgttgcccgggcaacacaggctaatgtcatgatgctaatacttcagtgaaatagtagactactgtttctgaaagtagatgtacttccttaataatatcagcttatactgtacattacacatcacaattgtgtgtcatatcacaaagtaaaatgagtaaatagttatcaccctggcctctttgcttgtggcgtttctgcagctgccttgcagtaaaccTATAGTTatcctagctatcccccaagttaacagatgcgaaacgaatgttctgccaaaggtagtcacgcgtgttttcgtgacgttagtgacgtagtgacgttagtaacgtcagtgactgtggctagcaaattagccaccgttagcttcacttttcgccacaaaaacttaacttaagcccaaaccatgcaacggaacgtaaattccaatacaagcaactcaatcgctaccaagacgaaacttttgacacctacgttgtctatgtaggccaaatattgactgagttttaggggggcaaaaagaaaaaaaaaaaataataataataatatatatgtgagagaacaaaggttgtgctctcgccgaaggcttgagcacacccaataatatatatgtgagagaacaaaggttgtgctctcgccgaaggcttgagcacacccaataatatatatgtgagagaacaaaggttgtgctctcgccgaaggcttgagcacacccaataataatatatatgtgagagaacaaaggttgttcccttgccgaaggcaaagcacacccaaatatgggAATTAGGTTCAACTGAAAAAAGGAATGTGAtgcataattgtatgaaatgtatgatgaaaattggctagcaatttcgccaagcaaatatcaagaaataggttgcagccgtttgtctttcaactacagttgcaaaatccgtgatgggactgagcttgaatagcttcggcgactttttatagtacaaaatcgctgtcaatcaaaaggaggtgcagtctttcgacagaccctccaatcatcacgcggaagcccagcgtccaggccagcccactcctccattcacccccagagacgctgagcgtccagggcgggacataatcgcagcatttatccaatgaccgtatagtttcgaagcactgaaaaaaactgttcaacgcagccccattgaagtccatggacgctgagcttcaacagggaaatgcactgtgacgctacgggaatgtatgagaaggaaatcagtcagtcgacctgctaatatatgtagctgattctgaacaaacgtcttcgatatgaacgtgttctaacgcatttaaaatgttaacacaatcgtaaatatttgaccattaatattttgaaatgttagggGAAACTGAGTTTGAatagcttcggtgactttttaAAAAGAAGATTTTTATGAAGATGGGTGGCATTGTAGTGCTGTGGCTGTAGTTGAGAAATGAAAACTATATAGGCTATATAGCTGGTTGGTGCGTTGTGTTCGCTCCCCGGGTGTCTTTTAGAACACAACTCTTGGAAACGGCTTTCTTTTTCTGATTTATTGCTAGGACATTTTCTTTCATGTGTGGTGGTGTTTTATTATGAATGCACCATTTCActaagtctcgcagtcaggtttcaggaaatatcacagtactgaaactgctctcaccaaaataattagcgacctcagactaaactctgatgcaaataaagtctctatccttatcctgttagatctcagtgcagcatttgataccattgatcacgacatcctaatcaatggactggaaaagcttattgggttcacggatagtgtattgaactggatgaaatcatatatcacaggaaggaagttttatgttagtttaggagaccataggtccaagaaacatgagaactgctacggggttgctcaaggaagctgcttaggtccattacttttttctctttatatgttaccactcggcgacataatcagagaacataacatagatttccatagctatgcggatgacacacaactatatatatccactgaacccaacgatgcaacggccatcaattccattaccaactgcctgttggcaataaacaaatggatgaatgataactttcttaaattaaatgaagacaaaaccgaagtcctactatgtggccccaaatccaaaagagagatgcttactaagaatctaggaggcttaaccgcctatcttaaaccagaggtgacgagtctcagtgtaatcctggactcagatttgaatttcaactctcacattaataaagtgaccaaaacagctttctttcacctgagtaatatagcaaaggtacgaccattcataaaccaaaatgatgcagagaagttaattcatgcttttatatccagccggctggactactgtaacacacttttcactggtcttcccaagaaaaccactgaaagactacagctcattcaaaattctgcagctagattattaaccaaaactaaaaggagagaacacattagtcctgtcctagccactttacactggctccccgttaccttcagaattgactttaaggtccttttcctcacatacaaagctctacacggacaaggacctagctacattgctaactcccttataaactacacaccagctagaacactgcgatcatcaaatgcaggcctattagaggtcaccagaagcagtcataagaagattggtgattcggcctagGTCTATTGTCAATTTATGTGCAGTTTCTAATAACCGAAATAACCTGTTCTGATACACCCATATTTTAGCCTTCACACTCAACTGTTACGAGTGCGTACCCGGGGAATCGGGATCATGCGTGGAGACCCAGAAGACATGTCCCAGTTCCACTCAATGTGCAGCAATGAGGGTCACATCTTACGCGGGTCAGATATTTGAATGCAAAACTTATTTCATTTTATTATGATGTAGCCTATATTGGCTTTATCAAGATACGGGTTATTGGCCAAATTGTTTTCATTACAGACATAATGAAATCCTGTTTTGAATGACTAATTGTTTTCCATAACTATCAAGGAGAGTCAAAAGTCGTAGATATGACCGTGAAGCACTGTGCTGCGCCTGCTGAGTGCCTGACAGGGTCACTTAACTTAGGAATCTCAAGGACATTGCTAAATAGCAAGTGCTGCACCACGGACCTCTGCAACTCTCAGACTGTCCCAGGTTAGTCTTTCCGTGTAAACCAATATTATAGTTTTTATGTAAAATCtatgtattttttataataattatattatttattataaatattcataatcaggcatgcaaacaggtcaggggtaaaaaggtgagaaggatacggCGAACCGCCGACCCTCTGGGGGCATGCTCCCCCGGAAGGAAATGtataacattttaaagttaaacgcatcaatcaggtgcactttgagagcacAATTAAGAGCCTTTATCAatgtagaatctgtgctcttgtaaacgatgtcatgttcttttaaccattaAGACATTTTTTATATAGCATAGCCTACATCATAAACAACTATTAaacaaacagcaaatgtttactcctcgacaggtctgcaaacgcctttgtaaacggtctcggttaacaaacaaatcgttttaacaaatcgagtcgacaaagcgtttgctgacctgtcgaggagtaaacgtttggtttcttatatactacaacaatacgtgggaagatcagaaatcaaacacgtcgaatctggaccaataggaacagcgtattggtccaattattacactagtatataagaaacaagaTTACTGTAATGTTCATGATTTATAACATGTGATGTTATAATTGTTAGAATATCTCCACGTGTGATGTGTCTCAGTTTGTAAGGAGACATTGTTTTATTTCGTCCACAAGAGGGCGCTTTAGTTTGGTTCGTGGTGTTGAGACTGCAGAAGCAGCGGGACAACTGAAATAAATATGGCGGTGTTGGCATGAGACGCAAATGATTGTAACCGAGACATATACATTTACTAAAGGATATAAAAGCAATTTTACTGTGCCCGAGATTTATTGAAACATTACAATTACATGACAAGAGGATTGTCATGTATACGTGCAATATGAGAACTCTCCCCTGGTTATACAATGTCTATAGCCTATGGTAACTTCAGTGCTTTTTTTCTGCTCCACAGAATCCAGCAGTGAtaccccaaatgggaaacagtGCTACACATGCAACGGCCAGGATTGCCTCAACACTCTAAACTGCCTGGGGGACGAGAATAGCTGTATCTCCACTACATGTAATGTTTCACATGTTTGGTTCTCTGTTATTCCCAAAGATTTCAAATTCCACTCTGTCAGGAATAtttatcaagcattgcacagtcagtcggtgaacaagtttaagaaagctttattgcttgcagccggcccacaaggagacaaaagcatcacacgccattgtgctacaaagtttgtctgctagcatgttgtgctagctagctatttaaaCAGTCCCGCTCctgacagtcattggttaaaacaaaggcatgcaaatgtcccatggctcttctttcattggctcccttgcatagacctgacGAGCGCgtttttacgtgtgtgtgtttacgacatcaaccctgattgaaacacaacaggatctccggtcctgATGTCGTAAAAGCTtcttcacataggtgtcaagcaaatggtcTAACGTTGCttctccacctatagtccttgtcacacagtatctccttaaaacaaccaaaccaacccccttcctagtcctcagccccaagataagggtcttgtatgtttacccagagttcagatttggggttaggcctctttgcacccaaggaatactgaacacagaatcattcttatacaggataacagttacatcttcaatttttccaacacaCTCATGACAGTGCTTGTTGTTCTATATATCAAATGATGTTCAGAAACATTTGTCTGCGtacaggacaggtgtgtgtaaacCGAGGGAATAACAGTGCTTCTTCTTGTGCTTGTAGCTGACGTCTCAGGCCAGAAGGTTTCCTTGAAGGGATGTGCCAGCAAGAGTTTGTGTACAGGGTCCATGTCAGCTGAACTGCCAGGCATGAGCTTCAAGCTGGACTGCTGTGAAGGCAACCTGTGCAACGACGCGCGGAGCCTCGCCGCGAGCCTGCTGCTCCTGGTGgcccccctgctctctgtcaccctcttcCACTGAGAAGCACAGTCCAATGATGATTCACCTCATCCAACCATctttctctgctgctttcctctgtaCTCTGTGCTCACAATCTGCTCTGCCCTGTAACACCCCTCCCCATCATGATCGCATCCCTTTGCCATCTTTGTTTTGTGCCTTTTACTTAATGTGGTGTCTAGGGGatatttctttgtgtgttttaCAGAAGTCGATCTGTTCATCATGTCTCGTGATCCATACCCATCTTTGGAATGCACAACACACCCcaacttcctctcccccccccccttcctcaatAACCTGACTATCCCTAAAAATGGTTGTATACTGAAGCAATTTGAACACACTATGCACTGTCTCTAGATCTCCAATTTGTGACTATTTTGAGTCGTTTAATAATGACAAtgagatttatttttttatcatacACATCCATTGTTGCCGGGGTTACAGCCGCAAACCTTTTGAGTGTACCCCTGAATAAAATTTTTATATCTACAAAAAAAATTGTGCTTCATGTGTGTGATGATTTCGATGATGTTTTCGAAACATGATGTAACAGTCTGTCAAAATATATGTTGTGTCTAGCATGTCAGTGAATGTCTCTAGCTCTGACTAACTGTCTGAGGGGGTGTGGGTCTGATGGTCCACGCTGAGTGACCTGTAAGGGGAGCCCGCACCCCTGGAGCA comes from the Osmerus eperlanus chromosome 7, fOsmEpe2.1, whole genome shotgun sequence genome and includes:
- the LOC134024165 gene encoding urokinase plasminogen activator surface receptor-like isoform X1: MRVTSYAGESKVVDMTVKHCAAPAECLTGSLNLGISRTLLNSKCCTTDLCNSQTVPESSSDTPNGKQCYTCNGQDCLNTLNCLGDENSCISTTSDVSGQKVSLKGCASKSLCTGSMSAELPGMSFKLDCCEGNLCNDARSLAASLLLLVAPLLSVTLFH
- the LOC134024165 gene encoding urokinase plasminogen activator surface receptor-like isoform X3, producing the protein MRVTSYAGESKVVDMTVKHCAAPAECLTGSLNLGISRTLLNSKCCTTDLCNSQTVPESSSDTPNGKQCYTCNGQDCLNTLNCLGDENSCISTTCNVSHKVSLKGCASKSLCTGSMSAELPGMSFKLDCCEGNLCNDARSLAASLLLLVAPLLSVTLFH
- the si:dkey-79d12.5 gene encoding protein BTG3 isoform X2, which gives rise to MKREVKAGVNFLKRLAMERGGLGEHKAEAFAEKLRELLSDKYNEHWCVRMSADMVECDKEVLRACVESDLQLSQLGLQREVTLWIDPLEVSARSGDNSRYFTVARFNEGEEDQVEDVKTERSEDSATSDSGNLDTSDYHSATSSDCGSSMSSDTEEDGKDGETEARPDKKDKTKDKTEKAEGTLGTITMVPRPRGRLRNQHKFSPKMAPTTMQYFYHPGPVWPQYKKKGPVFLTTVCAPPPPPPVFGYYVMPQPSPQFILPHATLQPWGAVMG
- the si:dkey-79d12.5 gene encoding maternal B9.15 protein isoform X1, whose product is MKREVKAGVNFLKRLAMERGGLGEHKAEAFAEKLRELLSDKYNEHWYPDNPSKGQAFRCVRMSADMVECDKEVLRACVESDLQLSQLGLQREVTLWIDPLEVSARSGDNSRYFTVARFNEGEEDQVEDVKTERSEDSATSDSGNLDTSDYHSATSSDCGSSMSSDTEEDGKDGETEARPDKKDKTKDKTEKAEGTLGTITMVPRPRGRLRNQHKFSPKMAPTTMQYFYHPGPVWPQYKKKGPVFLTTVCAPPPPPPVFGYYVMPQPSPQFILPHATLQPWGAVMG